One genomic segment of Tiliqua scincoides isolate rTilSci1 chromosome 6, rTilSci1.hap2, whole genome shotgun sequence includes these proteins:
- the LRRTM1 gene encoding leucine-rich repeat transmembrane neuronal protein 1: MLCCFFKGNPPKVTPLSPRCSYFCLAPLPLFYIQYDVEFVRKGNLTNKRFNGHSRAHLGIFLLMDFLLIGVCLNWLLRKPPGLVLCTLGIFFKMLPAVNSGCPQLCRCEGRLLYCESLNLTEMPHNLSGVMGLSLRYNSLSELHDGQFTGLMQLTWLYLDHNHICSVEGDAFQKLRRVKELTLSSNKITQLPNTTFRPMPNLRSVDLSYNNLQALEPDLFHGLRKLTTLHMRSNAIKFVPVRIFQDCRSLKFLDIGYNQLKSLARNSFAGLFKLTELHLEHNDLVKVNLAHFPRLISLHSLCLRRNKVTIVVNSLDWIWKLEKLDLSSNEIEYMEPHVFESVPQLQSLQLDSNRLTYIHPRILKSWKSLTSISLSANVWDCGRNICALASWLSNFKGRYDSNLLCATPEHAQGEDVLDAVYAFHLCEDATDPTTDFNLLSAVANNSDQVFSYSPATMNYDMQDTEGDRTTDSATVTMPNENPENAVHIHKVVTGTMALIFSFLIVVLVLYVSWKCFPASLRQLRQCFVTQRRKQKQKQTMHQMAAMSAQEYYVDYKPNHIEGALVIINEYGSCTCHQQPARECEV; this comes from the coding sequence ATGCTATGCTGCTTTTTTAAAGGCAACCCCCCCAAAGTGACACCCTTGTCCCCGAGATGCTCTTATTTTTGCCTCGCCCCTCTCCCCCTGTTTTACATACAATATGATGTAGAATTCGTACGGAAAGGGAACCTGACGAACAAAAGATTCAATGGACATTCTCGAGCGCATTTGGGGATATTCTTGCTAATGGATTTCCTTCTTATTGGTGTCTGTTTAAACTGGCTGCTGAGGAAGCCCCCAGGGCTGGTCTTGTGTACACTGGGTATCTTTTTCAAAATGCTTCCAGCCGTGAATAGTGGGTGCCCGCAGCTCTGTCGGTGTGAGGGCAGGCTTTTGTACTGCGAGTCACTGAATCTCACAGAGATGCCGCACAACCTGTCGGGCGTGATGGGCTTGTCGTTGCGGTACAACAGCCTTTCCGAGCTGCATGATGGACAGTTCACAGGGTTAATGCAACTCACGTGGCTCTATCTGGATCACAATCACATTTGCTCAGTGGAGGGAGATGCCTTTCAAAAGCTGCGGAGAGTTAAAGAACTCACTCTGAGTTCCAACAAAATCACCCAACTGCCCAACACCACCTTCCGGCCCATGCCCAACTTGCGCAGTGTGGATTTATCCTACAATAACCTGCAGGCTTTGGAGCCAGACCTCTTTCACGGTCTGCGGAAGTTGACAACTTTGCACATGCGGTCCAACGCCATCAAGTTCGTGCCCGTCCGAATCTTCCAGGACTGTCGCAGCCTGAAGTTTCTCGACATAGGATACAATCAGTTGAAAAGCCTGGCTCGAAACTCTTTTGCAGGCTTGTTCAAACTCACCGAGTTGCACCTAGAGCACAATGACTTGGTCAAAGTGAACTTGGCCCACTTCCCAAGGCTCATCTCCTTGCACTCCCTCTGCCTACGGAGGAATAAAGTCACCATTGTGGTGAATTCGTTGGACTGGATATGGAAATTAGAAAAACTGGATCTCTCAAGCAATGAGATCGAATATATGGAACCTCACGTTTTTGAAAGTGTACCTCAGCTCCAATCCCTGCAGCTGGATTCCAACCGGCTCACCTACATTCACCCAAGAATCCTCAAGTCCTGGAAGTCTCTTACTAGTATCAGCCTTTCTGCCAACGTCTGGGATTGTGGCCGTAACATTTGCGCCTTGGCCTCTTGGCTGAGCAACTTCAAGGGCCGCTATGACAGCAATCTGCTCTGTGCCACCCCTGAACATGCACAGGGCGAGGATGTCTTGGATGCAGTATATGCTTTTCACTTGTGCGAAGATGCCACAGACCCAACAACTGACTTCAACCTGCTGTCGGCTGTAGCAAACAACAGTGACCAAGTGTTCAGCTACAGCCCGGCCACGATGAATTACGACATGCAGGACACCGAGGGGGACAGAACGACGGATTCTGCCACAGTAACTATGCCCAACGAGAACCCCGAGAATGCTGTTCATATCCACAAGGTGGTCACAGGCACCATGGCCCTCATCTTTTCCTTCCTCATTGTGGTTTTGGTGTTGTATGTTTCATGGAAGTGTTTCCCAGCCAGCCTTAGGCAACTTAGACAGTGTTTTGTGACACAGCGTCGAAAGCAGAAACAGAAACAGACCATGCATCAAATGGCTGCCATGTCAGCCCAGGAATATTACGTTGATTACAAACCCAACCACATCGAAGGCGCGCTGGTGATCATTAATGAATATGGATCCTGTACTTGCCACCAGCAGCCAGCAAGGGAATGTGAGGTGTGA